attgcgtgccaAATACTTacctttttactactttaatacacatgtaAGTTAATTTGTCCCAATACGTTTGCTCCCCTTAAATGGGGCGACAATTTACAGAAAgtgttgtaatttctaaacggttcacccaaaATGGATAAACACaccctcaaatgaaagctgacggtctgcactttaaccccctagtcattgtttgatttcaaatccaaactcttggagtatagagccaaaataacaaaaaatgcttcactgtcaCAATACTTATTGTGGGCGCTGTATATATACGACAGGAAAATCACGTTGCacgactgcactgggcctttctTTGCATATTGTAAAGTAAACAGAACGTAAACAGTTGGAGAGGGGAGATGAAATGAAATCAGACCCTTGTTCTGAACGTGCAACTTACCTCTGCCAGTATCCCTACACATTGTAAATATTGTATTGGAGCTGACCCTGTATCCAGCTTACTTACttctcgtgttcttcttatttttattacttgtgtgtttttgtcctaCCTTAGGTTATTTTTTAGTACTACATTGACATTGATTACTCCGTTGTTGGGTTTAAAGCTTGCAAGAAAGtaatttcactgtacttgtgcacgtgacattagtACTTGAAACTTGCCTGGTCCTACTCAGGAACTTGATTTCACTTGATTCTTTGTTCTCAGTAGAATCAGTAGGTTAGGCTTTTTATGTGTGAGACTGACGGGTGTGTCTCTGTTTCAGGACGAGGAGGATGAGGACTTCCTGTCCATAGCTCGAGCCATGGAGGAGATTGTAGAAGACCCTATGGATTGTTATTGGCTGATCAAGAGCTTTGTCAACCAGTTCAACAATAAGTTTGGAGACTCCATTCCCCACCTGGTGAGTTGTGGATTGGAGGGTGGTTGGGTAAGGGGATGAAAGGGGTGGTCTGGACTACACTTGTTGTGTGGTGCTGCCTTGctcattgttgttgttgtcgttactgctactgttgtttttgttgttttgattagtcAAATATCCAACATAAAAAATGTACATGTAGCAGATGTGTACACTGCAGCAATCTCTCAACACATCTAACCCTGTGTCCTCAACACATCTAACCCCCCCCTTATCTGTGTCCGGTTGGTTTAGCCCAAGAGTCTGGAGCACTACCTGAGTGTCGAGGAGCCCCGGCTACTGAACCATCTGAAGAATACTGGGGCCCTCGCCATGCTGCCATACAGCCTGTGGTTCAGACGCTGCTTTGCTGGCTGCCTGCCTGAGTCCAGCCTGCAGAGGTTAGGCACACTGAGGCTTGTTTATCTCAACAACCCAGCCACACAGGCGTGAGAGGTGTAATCTTTGCATCAACAAATCACATTTGTTACATGAAGCACTTTGCTGTTATGTGAGTGGCGTGGGTCTGGGACTTGGTTAGAGAAGTCATGTACCATGTTAGCTATGAAGCTTTCAGGACACCCATCGCTCTTCTATTATGCTGGCATTCTGACTCATGTCATGTGTTCTGCTCTTTCAGGGTGTGGGACAAGGTGATCAGCGGGTCCTGTAAGATCCTGGTCTTTGTTGCCATGGAGATCCTTCTCAGCTACAAGATCGTGGTGATGGGGACCAGCAAACCGGAGGGAGTGGTCAGCATCCTGTGCAACGTGAGTGACGTCATCATCATAGGATCCGCTGGAGGTTTGAGACttttctctcctttctgtctGCCAATCACATTGATTTGTTTTTCTCCTCCAGATGCCCCAGGAGAACACTGACGCAATAGTGACTAAAGCCATTGACCTGTGGCACAAGTACTGTGGCACCCCCATGCACTCTGTATAGGATCACAGATCTCCTGCCAGACCCTCTTGATGGGGTCATTGACATTGGGATACGCTTGGACTCAAATCAAtcacgtttatttgtcacatacttcgtaaaacaacagatgtagactagCAGTGCAATGCTttcttacgggcccttcccaacaatgcagagagaaagagcataGAGAAATAATATAAAAGTAAtattaacatggctatatacacagacgGTGCCAGTACCAAgtagatgtgcaggggtacaaggtaattgaggtagatatgttcatataactaggaataaagtgactagacaacattatagatgataaacagtagcagcagtgtatgtgatgagtgcctggtatagaggtcctggatggcagggagctcagccccagtgatgtactgagctgtgtttctgtagagcCTTGCGCTTGAATGCCAAGAAATTgacgtaccaagcggtgatgcagccggtcaagatgctctggtgcagctgtagaactttttgaggatctgagggcccatgccataTCTTTTCAGCCTCTGACTGGAAGTTCCCCTGAGGAACCAcaatgttgagggtcagcgtggcggatgtgttgatGCCTACCCTCAGCACCTGGGAGCAGcctgtcaggaaatccaggatccggttgcagtcccagggtccttagcttagtgttgagcttggagggcactatgatgttgaaagctgaactatagtcaatgaacaacattctcacatagctgttcccgttgtccaggtgggaaagggcagtaccCCGTAGCaggaaaatggcagatttgggcaaTGTTAACGCCTAAATTGGAAACGCaatggctgtacagtaacatgatgTTAGAGCTTTGGCTCTGCGCTTCGcagcgctgtatgggttttgactgacagtggttctgaacttgagcacctcgcgtgacaagaagttgcccccatccctcccgctaattgggcaacttttgcaaatgttttgttatctgagtgagggaaatgctgtaaatttaaGAGGCTcctatgtatactgaacaaaaatataaatgcaacatgaaacaatttaaaatattttactgggttacagttcatataaggaaatcagtcaattgaaatacatttaattaggccctaatctatgggtttcacatgactgggcaggggtgcagtcttgggtgggcctgggagggcatagtcCCACCCACTTGGAagccaggcccagtcaatcaaaattagttttcccccacaaaagagctttattacagacagaaatactcctcagtttcatcagctgtccaggtggctggtctcagacgatcccgcaggtgaagaagccgattgtggaggtcctgggctggcgtagttacatgtggtctgcggaattgtgttcattgtccatagcttatgcctgccctcaccataaccccaccgccaccatggggcactctgttcacaactttcaaatcagcaaactgctcgcccacacaacgccatacacgtggtcagCGGTTGTGAGGCctattggacgtactgccaaattctctaaaacgacgtaaGCGGCAGCTTATggttgagaaattaacattaaattctctaacagctctggtggtcattcttgctgtcagcatgccaattgcacactccctcaaaacttgaggcatctgtggcattatgttgtgtgacaaaactgcacattttagtgtgaccttttattgtcctccGCACAacttgcacctgtgtaatgatcatgctgcttaatcagcttcttgatatgccacacctgtcaagtggcaggattatcttggcaaagataaatgctcactagcagggatgtaaacaaagttCTGCCCAAAATTgaggagaaataagctttttgtgcatatggaaaattttgGGGATCTTCTAATTCCGCTTatcaaacatgggaccaacactttacatgttgcgtttatatttttgttcagtatattttgaaAGATGAAACTTTGAGGATTTATAATGAATACCAaattgatgtcatacaagcaagccaaacaaaCACCCTTGAGTCCAGAATGTacacttcacatttccatgtCATAAAACTTGTCTTGTACAGTGTCAaagtttatgatcactatgtttgatgtacagttacaagatgacatgccGTCATACCCTGGGTTATTCTGAACAGAATGATCCTCGGTTTCTCTATTATGAAGAGAATTTGCCATGGCGcacgcacctgaatgcactcatgactcctttctatgcCCACCAAAATGATCTGTTTCCctgaattgcattgtgaaagcctTTTATAATGTCTTTGTCTAACACTGTAATATCGTATTTTATAACTTTTCTAGTCATGTTGACAATGGAACAGGCTTtgaaatgatgcccacctgacccagattgcgatttataattGACCATTTTGGATTGAGTAAgtaacagtaattgtgtgattgCGGGGATGCAGTGTTCCAAACAAAataactacaagtgtgcttgctctagttcctgaatggcacagctaggagagctcaccTTATAGTTCAAGACTCTTCTTTAAAtgataaaagtgcattgaaattacttagaAACTGTGCACACTTTAGAAaagtgtggccacttggagacaccagttagtcctctcactcaaacccttgtaatttATTTGTCTTATGTTGTACCTACCCCACATCTTCCAGGAATATTCTTActgtgttactgaatgtatcaagagtattttcagatttagTTTTCAACAAATGTGACGCAAAGGACAGCATACAGTActagtaaaaagtttggacacacctactcattcaagggtttttctttatttttacaatttttttcattgtagaataatagtgaagacataaactatgaaataatgcatatggaatcatgtagtaaccaaaaaagtgttaaacaaatcaaaatatattttagattcttcaaagtagccaccctttgccttgatgacagctttgcacactcttggcattctctcaaccaacttcatgaggaatgcttttccaacagtcttgaaggagttctcacatatgctgagcacttgttggctgcttttccttcactctgcggtccaactaatcccaaaccatctcaattgggttgaggtcgtgtgattgtggaggccaggtcatctgatgcagcactccatcactctccttcttggtcaaatagcccttacacagcctgaaggtgtg
This genomic window from Salvelinus namaycush isolate Seneca chromosome 8, SaNama_1.0, whole genome shotgun sequence contains:
- the tbc1d7 gene encoding TBC1 domain family member 7, which encodes MAEDPQRNFRSAYYEKVGFRGVEEKKSLEILLKDNPLDVEKLSTFSQRFPLPSMYRIHVWKVLLGILPPHSDSHFLVAGYRREQYQDVLEALKVMRFVHMATPQTLVYLRMFQLESQVLPRRSDTSAPDEEDEDFLSIARAMEEIVEDPMDCYWLIKSFVNQFNNKFGDSIPHLPKSLEHYLSVEEPRLLNHLKNTGALAMLPYSLWFRRCFAGCLPESSLQRVWDKVISGSCKILVFVAMEILLSYKIVVMGTSKPEGVVSILCNMPQENTDAIVTKAIDLWHKYCGTPMHSV